One window of the Salvelinus alpinus chromosome 13, SLU_Salpinus.1, whole genome shotgun sequence genome contains the following:
- the LOC139537970 gene encoding neurosecretory protein VGF-like, whose amino-acid sequence MVMTSRHAPSTAQLILLVLLTVTPRLASSPVGWGESGEEGRSRTHLKKDSLSPSPLRSPLDQTQDRVKEQSQEQSHGGPTDMDHARALASVLLKTLDHTGKAQTQERGEGQEEDDPVPLEEKGGEETRREVGMEEETRMEQLEAALVAAALGEELRERNEEEEERKRLEDRGWLLEVERERAGGGSEEGRQQKDEEEEEGEEEEEGGEGGRWGGEEKRGEGSGKGEEGRPSDSSLQRKARGYFQNIDLGLQDNEIRPPLKGYKAYNTQLAQAGKRLRWEEERARNTPLGGNFMDNFENKAEEEEEEALSWAEEDARALVEQQEVQRQQEEAERAREEEQRLADIASDMLLQYMERKRQGTPYLTPRQKTNAVEDKRSEEVVTDDDDLDQQITDMLIEISSKLHLPADDVVQIISNVEEKKKKKELPPPSNPVAPRYRPLVPPPLVTGPMYHYTASSNPKKDPYYQAYKNKWNKDRAKAKAYKQDVWFKPQKQQDVWFKPQKQKDVWFKPQKQFLAFPSYPYYQKPYRAYYPVFFPYPKPQYYDKTPMWEELPHRPPPDYELQPDRRRHRAGGRAKGRSGQGWRQQPLPPRLPSSSYISNYILPHPRTYQPLPLPRPLSPQSRRPPGPGGLGVSGGRVGGDYEEDDGLVPQLDSQEELENLISKIYMKRRMY is encoded by the coding sequence ATGGTCATGACCAGTCGCCACGCACCCTCCACAGCCCAACTCATCCTGTTAGTCCTGCTCACTGTCACTCCACGGTTGGCCTCTTCCCCTgtggggtggggagagagcgGGGAGGAGGGGCGGTCCAGGACTCACCTCAAAAAGgacagcctcagccccagcccccTCCGCTCTCCCCTGGACCAGACCCAGGACCGGGTAAAGGAGCAGAGCCAGGAACAGAGCCATGGTGGCCCCACAGACATGGACCATGCCCGAGCACTAGCCTCTGTATTACTGAAGACCCTGGACCACACCGGGAAAgcacagacacaggagagaggagaaggacaggaagaggatGACCCAGTCcctttggaggagaaagggggtgaggagacgaggagagaggttgggatggaggaggagacgaGGATGGAACAACTAGAAGCAGCACTAGTGGCAGCAGCTCTGGGAGAGGAATTAAGAGAGAggaatgaggaagaggaggagaggaagaggttgGAGGACAGAGGCTGGCTTCTAGAGGTAGAGCGGGAAAGAGCTGGTGGAGGGAGTGAGGAGGGAAGACAGcagaaggatgaggaggaggaagagggggaggaggaagaagaaggtggagaaggagggagatggggaggtgaggagaaaagaggagaggggagtgggaaaggagaggaggggaggcctAGTGACTCGTCTCTCCAGCGGAAGGCTCGGGGCTACTTCCAGAACATAGACCTCGGTCTCCAAGACAACGAGATTCGTCCTCCTCTGAAGGGATACAAGGCCTATAACACCCAGCTGGCACAGGCTGGCAAGAGGCTCcgctgggaggaggagagggcacgCAACACACCACTGGGTGGCAACTTCATGGACAACTTTGAGAAcaaggcagaggaggaggaggaggaggctctGTCGTGGGCAGAGGAAGACGCACGTGCGCTTGTGGAGCAGCAGGAGGTGCAGCGGCagcaggaggaggcagagagggccAGAGAAGAAGAGCAGCGACTTGCGGACATTGCCTCTGACATGCTGCTGCAGTACATGGAGAGGAAACGGCAGGGAACGCCGTACCTCACGCCCAGGCAGAAGACAAACGCTGTGGAGGACAAACGCTCGGAGGAGGTGGTAACCGACGACGATGACCTGGACCAGCAGATAACTGACATGCTGATCGAGATCAGCAGCAAGCTGCACCTGCCGGCCGACGACGTGGTCCAGATCATCTCCAACGTAGaggagaaaaagaagaagaaggagcTTCCACCACCTAGCAACCCCGTCGCCCCGCGTTACCGTCCCCTAGTTCCCCCTCCCCTAGTGACGGGCCCCATGTACCACTACACAGCCTCCTCCAACCCCAAGAAGGACCCTTACTACCAGGCCTACAAGAACAAGTGGAACAAGGACAGAGCCAAGGCTAAGGCCTACAAGCAGGACGTCTGGTTCAAACCCCAGAAACAGCAGGACGTCTGGTTCAAACCCCAGAAACAGAAGGACGTCTGGTTCAAACCCCAGAAACAGTTCCTTGCCTTCCCGTCCTACCCCTACTATCAGAAACCCTACCGTGCCTACTACCCTGTGTTCTTCCCCTACCCCAAACCCCAGTATTACGACAAAACGCCCATGTGGGAGGAGTTACCCCACCGCCCGCCCCCAGACTACGAGCTCCAGCCAGACAGGCGCAGACACAGGGCAGGTGGCAGGGCAAAAGGGAGAAGTGGGCAGGGCTGGAGACAGCAGCCCCTCCCACCCCGTCTCCCCTCATCCTCCTACATCTCCAACTACATCTTGCCACATCCCCGGACATatcagcccctccccctgcccagACCCCTCTCTCCCCAGAGCAGACGCCCCCCAGGGCCTGGGGGCTTAGGTGTGAGCGGGGGAAGGGTGGGAGGGGACTATGAAGAGGATGATGGGCTGGTTCCTCAGCTGGACAGTCAGGAAGAACTGGAAAACTTGATATCAAAAATATACATGAAACGCAGAAtgtactag